The Gemmatimonadaceae bacterium genome contains a region encoding:
- a CDS encoding aminotransferase class V-fold PLP-dependent enzyme yields MNGPAIPMTIAPDETRATTQAAFATLDAVAAREFPRVRRPGIAFLNNASTGPLPESALRALADFNAMRAEPWTITQEFQFGTVARSRELLARLVGAAPTEIALMTNTSYGLNLAARALDLRERDVVVTSDREFPSNIYTWMALARARGVVFDRIPCVGRLADEAAILAALDRPGVRVLVLSWVSFETGYTLDLARLGRACRERGITFVVDAIQGLGALTLDLSSLDVDILACGCQKWLVSPWGTGFVYVRQGLVTQLEPSDVGWMSVQGSDDFTRMLDYRFTYRDDARRFEVVTLPFQEFAALNAALDLFFEVGPSVAAARIARHVAHLYDWAAAHARVQLVSSSEPARRSGIVALVPPDPSRASAALSAAGVAHSLREGAIRLSPHWFTPGEHVTYALDVLERATDRA; encoded by the coding sequence ATGAACGGCCCGGCCATCCCCATGACCATTGCACCTGACGAGACCCGCGCGACCACCCAGGCGGCGTTCGCCACGCTCGACGCGGTGGCGGCGCGCGAGTTTCCCCGCGTGCGGCGCCCCGGGATCGCCTTCCTCAACAATGCCTCCACGGGGCCGCTCCCCGAGTCGGCGTTGCGCGCGCTTGCCGACTTCAACGCGATGCGCGCCGAGCCGTGGACCATCACGCAGGAGTTCCAGTTCGGGACCGTTGCGCGCTCGCGCGAGCTGCTCGCCCGGCTGGTGGGGGCCGCGCCCACCGAGATTGCGCTGATGACCAACACGAGCTACGGCCTCAACCTCGCCGCGCGCGCGCTCGACCTGCGCGAGCGCGACGTCGTGGTCACCAGCGACCGCGAGTTCCCGTCGAACATCTACACCTGGATGGCGCTGGCCAGGGCGCGGGGGGTGGTGTTCGACCGCATTCCCTGTGTAGGGCGCCTCGCCGACGAGGCGGCGATCCTCGCCGCCCTCGACCGGCCGGGGGTGCGCGTCCTCGTCCTGTCGTGGGTCTCGTTCGAGACCGGCTACACGCTCGACTTGGCGCGCCTGGGGCGCGCCTGCCGCGAGCGGGGGATCACCTTCGTCGTCGACGCCATCCAGGGACTTGGCGCGCTCACCCTCGACCTGTCCTCGCTCGACGTCGACATCCTTGCCTGCGGCTGCCAGAAGTGGCTCGTGTCGCCGTGGGGGACGGGCTTCGTCTACGTGCGGCAGGGGCTCGTGACGCAGCTCGAGCCCAGCGATGTGGGGTGGATGTCGGTGCAGGGGTCTGATGACTTCACGCGCATGCTCGACTACCGCTTCACCTATCGCGACGATGCGCGCCGCTTCGAGGTCGTGACGCTCCCGTTCCAGGAGTTCGCCGCGCTCAACGCCGCGCTCGACCTCTTCTTCGAGGTGGGCCCATCGGTCGCCGCGGCGCGCATCGCCCGGCACGTGGCGCACCTCTACGACTGGGCAGCGGCGCACGCGCGCGTGCAGCTCGTCTCGTCCAGCGAGCCCGCGAGGCGCTCGGGGATCGTCGCGCTCGTGCCGCCGGACCCGTCACGCGCCAGCGCGGCGCTCAGCGCGGCTGGGGTGGCGCACTCGCTGCGGGAGGGGGCCATCCGCCTCTCGCCGCACTGGTTCACGCCGGGCGAGCACGTGACGTACGCGC
- a CDS encoding glycosyltransferase family 4 protein, translating to MRHLFVTQDFAPDLGGMARRHVELCRRFAPDSLVVSTVAAPHAAAFDRGEPYRIAREPFPFAAAKRFSSQLTWSSHLTRLIGDGVDVVHLGNIRPCGYAIAIATRRAPTPYLVYVYGGDLLRERQKTARSLVKRWSARDILGRAAGVVAISQWSAALAREVMADVGIGDPPPVAAIDLGTDPVQFHPARDTRALRTKLGIGNAPLILTVARLVPHKGQDTAIRAIGALGPSYGDTHYVVVGDGEDGARLRALADALGIGARVHLTGALPDEAIAEAYATADVYVGLSRVDSAINAEGFGLAFVEASASATPCIAGDSGGVRSAVRDGESGFVVAPNDVAAVSSALRRLLGDSELRTSMGNAGRRAVESHYNWDRVARETLDFTRTVVTSSPRR from the coding sequence ATGCGTCACCTCTTCGTCACTCAGGACTTCGCCCCAGACCTCGGCGGCATGGCACGCCGGCACGTCGAACTCTGTCGGCGCTTCGCCCCAGACTCCCTCGTCGTCTCTACCGTCGCCGCCCCCCACGCCGCTGCGTTCGACCGCGGCGAACCCTATCGCATTGCGCGCGAGCCGTTCCCCTTCGCCGCCGCCAAGCGATTCTCGTCACAGCTCACCTGGTCGTCGCACCTCACCCGGCTCATCGGCGATGGCGTCGACGTCGTTCACCTCGGCAACATCCGCCCCTGCGGCTACGCCATCGCGATCGCCACGCGCCGCGCTCCCACGCCGTACCTCGTCTACGTCTACGGCGGTGACCTCCTGCGCGAGCGCCAGAAGACCGCCCGCTCGCTCGTCAAGCGCTGGTCGGCGCGCGACATCCTCGGGCGTGCGGCCGGAGTTGTCGCCATTTCGCAGTGGAGCGCCGCGCTCGCCCGCGAGGTGATGGCGGACGTCGGCATCGGCGATCCCCCACCGGTCGCCGCCATCGACCTTGGCACCGATCCCGTGCAGTTCCATCCCGCTCGCGACACGCGCGCCCTGCGCACCAAACTCGGGATAGGCAACGCGCCGCTCATCCTCACCGTTGCACGGCTGGTGCCGCACAAGGGGCAGGACACGGCGATCCGCGCCATTGGCGCGCTTGGCCCATCGTACGGCGACACGCACTACGTGGTGGTGGGCGATGGCGAGGACGGCGCTCGCCTCCGCGCCCTGGCCGATGCCCTCGGCATCGGGGCGCGTGTGCACCTGACGGGCGCACTCCCCGACGAGGCGATCGCCGAGGCGTATGCCACGGCCGATGTCTACGTCGGGCTGTCGCGCGTCGACAGCGCGATCAACGCCGAGGGGTTCGGGCTCGCCTTTGTCGAGGCATCGGCCAGCGCGACCCCGTGCATTGCCGGCGATTCGGGCGGCGTGCGATCGGCGGTGCGCGACGGCGAGAGCGGCTTCGTGGTCGCCCCCAACGACGTGGCGGCGGTGTCGTCGGCGCTGCGTCGCCTCCTGGGCGACTCCGAGTTGCGCACTTCCATGGGGAACGCAGGGCGGAGAGCCGTCGAATCCCATTACAATTGGGATCGCGTGGCGCGCGAGACGCTCGACTTCACGCGCACCGTCGTCACCTCCTCTCCCCGTCGCTGA
- a CDS encoding lysophospholipid acyltransferase family protein has product MDAPNDPPPIAPTSAPTPASTAAPTPAARVARGAAVAPSQRPPTLAHRAQFAIAKGLVGWLSTMPLDQARRVGERIGMLGYWPLGIRKRVVTRQIAAAFPGLDDRQVRTIAKRAYAHIGRVFVEAALVGRLGRDGVLSMFEDESDIDIIRRHLVDGRGIIAFAGHVGSWELTGAYLVARGIPTDAVARRMNNQLFDAFVNEARTSAGITVVYDNEAVRRIPRSMKEGRLVGLIADQGVMGLASSYVPFFGRPAKTPKGPAVFALRYKVPIIFVGALLQPSGKYRFFATEIEPADTGDRERDVDETVARFTAALERVVRRYPEQYFWHHRRWKRQPPDTPVELREPR; this is encoded by the coding sequence GTGGACGCACCGAACGACCCGCCCCCCATCGCACCCACGTCCGCGCCCACTCCCGCGAGCACCGCAGCGCCCACTCCCGCGGCACGCGTCGCCCGGGGCGCGGCCGTCGCGCCGAGCCAGCGCCCGCCAACGCTCGCGCATCGCGCGCAGTTCGCGATTGCCAAGGGGTTGGTGGGATGGCTGTCGACGATGCCGCTGGACCAGGCGCGGCGCGTGGGCGAGCGCATCGGGATGCTCGGCTATTGGCCGTTAGGGATCCGCAAGCGCGTGGTGACGCGGCAGATTGCCGCCGCCTTTCCCGGCCTCGATGACAGGCAGGTCCGCACGATCGCGAAGCGGGCCTACGCGCACATCGGACGCGTCTTCGTGGAGGCGGCGCTCGTGGGGCGGCTCGGGCGCGACGGCGTGCTCTCGATGTTCGAGGACGAGTCGGACATCGACATCATCCGGAGGCACCTCGTCGATGGGCGCGGCATCATCGCCTTTGCGGGGCATGTGGGGAGCTGGGAACTCACGGGGGCGTACCTCGTGGCGCGCGGCATCCCGACCGATGCGGTGGCGCGTCGCATGAACAACCAACTGTTCGATGCCTTCGTGAACGAGGCCCGGACCTCGGCGGGGATCACCGTCGTGTACGACAACGAGGCGGTGCGTCGCATCCCGCGCTCGATGAAGGAGGGGCGCCTGGTGGGGCTCATCGCCGACCAGGGGGTGATGGGACTCGCTTCGTCGTATGTCCCCTTCTTTGGTCGGCCGGCCAAGACACCCAAGGGACCGGCGGTGTTTGCGCTCCGCTACAAGGTCCCCATCATCTTCGTCGGCGCGCTGTTGCAGCCCAGCGGCAAGTACCGGTTCTTCGCCACCGAGATCGAGCCGGCCGACACCGGCGATCGCGAGCGCGACGTGGACGAGACGGTGGCGCGCTTCACCGCGGCACTCGAGCGCGTGGTCCGTCGCTACCCCGAGCAGTACTTCTGGCATCATCGCCGCTGGAAGCGACAACCGCCCGACACGCCAGTCGAGCTGCGCGAACCCCGATGA
- a CDS encoding glycosyltransferase family 2 protein, translating to MTAAAPDGIVARGAVPVSVVIAARNEAGEIGDCVRSVAWAREIIVVENDSTDDTVREAQDAGATVFSHPFTTIGAQRNAAIARATERWILVVDADERGTPALGVEVAGLVGAPTVAATGATTGAPAGATREVGGTNAAPGDGPACRAYRARRRNFFLGREILHGGWERDRPVRLFDASLRYDERPVHEHVIVEGAVGLLRESLLHTPYASLDEYMAKLARYSRAWAEQHHARGRRAGVSDLLLRPVARSMSMLVLRGGWRDGMHGVVLATLAGVSVAAKYAQLWAVERAVERAVEKAVERRGGPPPKTR from the coding sequence GTGACAGCGGCAGCGCCGGACGGGATCGTCGCACGCGGGGCGGTTCCGGTAAGCGTCGTGATCGCCGCGCGCAACGAGGCGGGAGAGATCGGCGATTGCGTGCGCAGCGTGGCATGGGCGCGCGAGATCATCGTCGTCGAGAACGACTCGACCGACGACACGGTGCGTGAGGCACAGGACGCGGGGGCAACCGTCTTCTCGCATCCGTTCACGACCATCGGGGCGCAACGCAACGCGGCGATCGCGCGCGCAACGGAGCGATGGATCCTGGTCGTCGATGCCGATGAGCGCGGAACGCCGGCGTTAGGTGTCGAGGTGGCGGGGCTCGTGGGCGCGCCGACGGTTGCAGCCACAGGCGCAACGACAGGCGCGCCGGCAGGCGCAACGCGCGAGGTGGGCGGAACGAACGCGGCGCCGGGCGATGGCCCGGCGTGCCGCGCGTACCGGGCGCGACGCCGCAACTTCTTCCTCGGGCGTGAGATCCTGCATGGCGGATGGGAACGTGACCGCCCGGTGCGCCTGTTCGATGCGTCGCTGCGCTACGACGAGCGACCGGTGCACGAGCACGTGATCGTGGAGGGGGCGGTGGGACTGCTGCGCGAGTCGCTGTTGCATACGCCGTACGCGTCGCTGGATGAGTACATGGCGAAGCTCGCTCGCTACTCGCGCGCGTGGGCGGAGCAGCATCACGCGCGTGGGCGGCGTGCGGGCGTGAGCGACCTGTTGCTGCGGCCGGTGGCGCGGTCGATGAGCATGCTGGTACTGCGCGGCGGGTGGCGCGACGGGATGCACGGCGTGGTGCTGGCGACGCTCGCGGGGGTGAGCGTGGCGGCGAAGTACGCGCAGTTGTGGGCGGTGGAGAGGGCGGTGGAGAGGGCGGTGGAGAAGGCGGTGGAGAGGCGTGGGGGGCCCCCCCCAAAGACACGTTAA